The following DNA comes from Nerophis ophidion isolate RoL-2023_Sa linkage group LG16, RoL_Noph_v1.0, whole genome shotgun sequence.
ccaaataagtgtttgatgagcattcctcaactttatgagtatttattgccacctttcccaacttctttgtcacatgttgctggcatcaaattctaaagttaatgattatgtgcaaaaagaaatgtttatcagtttgaacatgaaatatcttgtctttgtagcatattcaactgattatgggttgaaatgatttgcaaatcattgtattccgtttatatttacatctaatacaatttcccaactcatatggaaaaggggtgtgtacatgtgattttttattttttttattttcaataacataaaaacaactgTTTCCACAATGTCCTTATAGAGTTTTGTGTGTAGAATTCTGAGGACAAAAAGGAAGTTATTCCATCTTGCAATAAGGCTGTGacataataaaatgtgtaaaaagtataGCGCTGTAAATACTTTCCTGATGCACAGTACTTACAGCAGGTACATAAAACTATGTTGGAGGTTTTGCGGGGAGGTGTGGTCAGCGCACTTGCAGGAGAAAAgatcaccgccgctgtccatgctgctgaggacgagcaccatcaggtaggggcggggcatgtgctgacggcgagacacagctggcaggtgattagatttcacagttggtacgtgttaatctaatcatctgttgtctttaacagtgagcggcgcAGGAGGGAGTTTggagagagactgaaaagtcctgGAGAGAACGTATCACTGATGTGTTTTGGAAAACATTAAACATGTTGTACAACTCTAAGTTTGGCTACTTTGACGTGCGTATTCGTGGAACCGCAAGACAGCGACTTCTCCAGACGTTTTTTGGATCGCTTTGTAAGTGGAATAGATCGAAtccccatggcgacaaataaagtaagtttgtgacaagtatcatccctgcggaacgaggaatagctaaacatgtttcacaacACACCGTAGCGcaccagcgtcacaatgtaaacaaaagccatggttggatctacacttgacatccactgtaatgatatcaagtacaggaacgtgtctagtcgatactactatgattacatcgatattttttagcatcacaacattGTCTttcgatttttttaaatgtatattatgtttataaactcaggaaatatgtccctggacacatgaggacttgaaatatgaccaatgtagaaGCAGGTAGTAAAACTCCTGCTTTTGTCATGGCCCAAATAGTATACAGCAGCACTATACTGTACATAATCATGATACCAGGGCATTGAGTGAGGGGAATTTTGTACTCCCTCGTCCCAGGAAGAATGCTTTGCAgaaatcttttatttatagatctgtatcgctcCGGAATAACCTGCCACGAATTCTCACCGGCATTGAAAGTGAACAGGTTTTTAAAATGTAAGCAATATTTTATCGGAGTCTGTAAATTAGTTTGCTCATTGAtgatttttgtttgattttgtattGTGTGGTTAACTTTATATGGTAaatattattctgtgactgtaaattgtttgcctgttttcttattgatgcttttatttgtttctgtattgcatagttataattatatgcttttacttgtaattttattgagtttgtggacccctgGAAGACTAGGGGGTTGTTGTGGCAAGCAAATAATGGGGttccttaataaaaaaaaaaattaaaagtatgatcctgtaactacttggtttaataaaaataaaaaaaaattaaaagtatgatcctgtaactacttggtatcggattgatacaaaATTTGTgacatcatccaaaactaatataaagtatcaacCAACAGACGAATACGTGATTatgacattttaacagaaatgtagatagaacatgttcaaagagaaagtaagaaaatattaacagtaaatgaacaagtagattaataatccattttctaccacttgtccataataatgttgacaaaataatagaatgataaatgacacaatgttactgcatatgtcagcagctaaaataGGAGCctatgtttgcttacttactaataaaagacaagttgtcttgtacgttcactattttatttaaggacttaagtgcaataagaaacatatgtttaatgtaccctcagatattttgttgaaataaagcaaataatgcgtttttttgtggtcccttttatttagaaaagcaccgaaaagtatcgaaatacattttggtaccgttattaaaaaaattggtatctggacaacactaGTACCAAGTTTGTTTCTTAATAGTTACAAAAGGATGGTTGAGCTTGACCTTTGACCCCCTGCTTGAGCGAGGGCTTTATCCTGAGTGAGTGCTCCTCCAATCAAAGAAGGTGAGAGTTCAGCCGCGATCATTGACGGGAATTACTCTTTATCCCATCCCCATCTTGAGGATTTATTGCTCCTCCCGCCGTGTAATCTCACTAGTGTCGTCTTCCTTAGCGTGCGGAGAGCTTGGGAGGAGACCGCATCCATGCACGACTCCTTTGTTACCCACAATTCCTCCTCCTGGCAGGGGGAGCCTCCGCTGTCACGCGGCGGCTTCATCCTCCTCTCCGCGGTCATGGCCCTTTTCACGGGGCCGGCCGTGGTGCTCAACGCTACAGTGATCATCGTGTCCCTGCTGCACAAGCAGCTGAGGCAGCCGCTCAACTACGCTCTGGTGAACATGGCCGTGGCAGACCTGGGATCAGCCGTGACTGGGGGGCTTCTGTCTGTGGTGCACAACGCCCAGGGGTTCTCCTCCCTGGGAAGAACAAGCTGCGTGATGGAGGGCTTCGCCGTGTCCCTGTTTGGTGAGTGAGCGCGGCAGCGAGACCACATTAGCAAAGTTAAAgacccactgaaacccactactaccaaccacgtagtctgatagtttcatatgtcaatgatgaaatattaacattgcaacacatgccaatacggtcggtttagttgactaaattgcaattttaaatttcccgcgaagcttcttgttgaaaacgtcgcggaatgatgacgtgtgcgtgtgacgtcacggactgtcaggaaatattagctcagcaccagttacggctaaaattagtctcttttcatcgcataattacacagtaatttggacatctgtgttgctgaatcttttgcaatttgttcaattaataatggagactataaagaacaatgctgttggtggaaagcggtgtattgcagctgtctttagcaccgagacacagccggtgtttctttgtttttaacacagagcggtcaagcaaacttgtttctctacgtcaaccagcatgtttttggatgggaaaattgtgatatgtatcttaccggagacatcattggattattcgtcttcctgcagtagctgtttaaaaggcagctctgagcttggctcctcggcttctctctgagacactgcgtgttaaccgcagccatccgacctcgaggtatgtctttacaatctcactaaaacactattacaacaataaacagataagggatcttccagaatcatcttagtaaatgtgtctaattacatctgaaacgctcacactgccgccgcccggagccatcgctttttattttatttcattttttattttttttctagtccttcgctatcaatatcatcatccacgaagctttcatcctcgctcaaattaatggggaaattgtcgttttcccagtccgaatagcttttgctacttgaggctcccattaaaaataatgtgaggacgtgaggagccctcacccttgtgacgtcatcgtctgcgacttccggtaaaggcaaggcttttttatcagcaccaaaagttgcgaactttatcgtcgatgttctctactaaatcatttcagcaaaaatatggcaatatcgcaaaatgatcaagtatgacacatagaatggacctgagatccccgtttgaataagaaatactaatttcagtaggcctttaacattggtCTTTCGCCACTTTTGCAGGGATCACGTCTTTGTGCACTGTGGCCCTCATTGCCGTGGAGAGGATGTTTGTGGTGTGCAAGCCTTTGGGTCACATGACGTTCCAGAAGAAGCATGCGCTGGCTGCCATCGCCTTGTCCTGGATCTGGTCCCTCACATGGAATGTGCCGCCTCTGCTGGGGTGGGGCAGGTATGAGCCTGAGGGGGTCGGGACTTCCTGTGCGCCCGACTGGCGCAACCGAGACCCCCACCACATGTCCTACATCCTGGTTTATTTCACCGTATGCTTTGCTGTCCCGTTTGTCGTCATCCTGGTGTCCTACTCCAGATTGATGTGGACTCTGCACCAGGTGGGCTTCATAACTCTGTCTAAtccatgaataaaaaaacataagaTCTAGCTcagggggtgtatatatatatatatatatatatatatatatattttttttttaatctgtcctttctaatccattttctaccgcttgttactctcggtgtctccttgCCGCTCcagcaaatcatccatccatccattttctactgattgtcccttttggggctgcggggggtgctggagcctatctcagctgcattcgggcggaaggcggtgtacatcctggacaagtcgccacctcatcacagggccaatacagatagacagacaacattcacactcacattcacacagtagggccaatttagtgttgccaatcaacctatccccaggtgcatgtctttggaggtgggaggaagccggagtacccggagggaaccaatcatattgtctaaaaacgcattttccaatcgataacgtgacatcgtCGCGctcgggaaaaaaaacaaatatataaaaaaattatatatatttttcgtatttttcagactataagtcacagtttttttcatagtttggccaggggtgcgacttatactcaggagtgacttatgtgtgaaattattaacacaataccgtaaaatatcaaataatattatttggctcATTCATGTAagtgactagacgtataagatttcatgggatttagcaagtaggagtgacagatttgttttgtaaacgtatagcatgttctatatgttatagttatttgaatgactcttaccataatatgttacgttaacataccaggcaccttctcagttggttatttatgcctcatgtaacgtacacttattcagcctgttgttcactattcattatttattttaaattgccttacaaatgtctattcttgatgttgggttttat
Coding sequences within:
- the parapinopsinb gene encoding parapinopsin b isoform X2, translated to MATNKRAESLGGDRIHARLLCYPQFLLLAGGASAVTRRLHPPLRGHGPFHGAGRGAQRYSDHRVPAAQAAEAAAQLRSGEHGRGRPGISRDWGASVCGAQRPGVLLPGKNKLRDGGLRRVPVWDHVFVHCGPHCRGEDVCGVQAFGSHDVPEEACAGCHRLVLDLVPHMECAASAGVGQVSKLACLEGGAVAKKELKVASMVVLMVLTFLISWLPYAALSMLVVFNPHLEISPLVGTVPVYLAKTSTVYNPIIYIYCNKQFQRYVVPFLLCREVRTQEDTSEVVTTVEMSTNKVSPA
- the parapinopsinb gene encoding parapinopsin b isoform X1 codes for the protein MHDSFVTHNSSSWQGEPPLSRGGFILLSAVMALFTGPAVVLNATVIIVSLLHKQLRQPLNYALVNMAVADLGSAVTGGLLSVVHNAQGFSSLGRTSCVMEGFAVSLFGITSLCTVALIAVERMFVVCKPLGHMTFQKKHALAAIALSWIWSLTWNVPPLLGWGRYEPEGVGTSCAPDWRNRDPHHMSYILVYFTVCFAVPFVVILVSYSRLMWTLHQVSKLACLEGGAVAKKELKVASMVVLMVLTFLISWLPYAALSMLVVFNPHLEISPLVGTVPVYLAKTSTVYNPIIYIYCNKQFQRYVVPFLLCREVRTQEDTSEVVTTVEMSTNKVSPA